One segment of Zhihengliuella halotolerans DNA contains the following:
- a CDS encoding helix-turn-helix domain-containing protein, whose protein sequence is MSDMHGRSQERLLRALLDTAADFTALQDVEDVLQAIVRRTRALTGTDMTYVSLNDPDRRETSIRQSDGVATAAYRTLKMPLGTGILGQIATGLAPYQSADYLEDQDLKHVPRVDEIVRAEGVRAIMGVPLTIHGRVIGALVVAERHSRRFTTEEIDLVDSIGTHAAVALDNSMRFEATERLTRELEARQRQMTVDIEHLQSVRDLDRELMDVVMVSPDVQELLCVGAAALGRELRVVSTDGIEVSAAPDGRTSSSVGSGDPEAVVPLRAGADEIGHLVSPGPASEADLLLLERVAVHAALALLFSRAAEDADLRRQSELIDDLLSQRNLPREHVERRMRRWGLDPSKPVHVVMLTPPLEDRRPCLRALRGASARSVAIDHGSHICLVTTDAGWEPAVRRVFDDHRWRLQAGAAATVAGPDGLPDTHRTAELALGTLVNLDRGGVAEGTDLGFLGALLDLDQRGDLPRPLTSSVSPLVDYDRRRGTDLVRTALTYLDADSNVIRTAELLHVHRNTVRQRLDRLSALLGPDWNRSPRRLETHLALQVLSARDSRGTARR, encoded by the coding sequence GACACCGCTGCGGACTTCACCGCGCTGCAGGACGTCGAGGACGTCCTGCAGGCGATCGTCCGGCGGACGCGGGCGTTGACCGGCACCGACATGACGTACGTGAGCCTCAACGACCCCGACCGGCGCGAAACGTCCATCCGGCAGTCGGACGGCGTCGCCACCGCGGCCTATCGCACACTGAAGATGCCCCTCGGCACGGGCATCCTCGGGCAGATCGCGACCGGGCTCGCGCCGTACCAGTCGGCCGACTACCTGGAGGATCAGGACCTCAAGCACGTTCCGCGGGTCGACGAGATCGTCCGCGCCGAGGGCGTCCGCGCGATCATGGGCGTCCCGCTGACGATCCACGGCCGCGTCATCGGAGCCCTCGTCGTCGCCGAGCGGCACTCCCGCCGATTCACGACCGAAGAGATCGATCTCGTCGATTCGATCGGCACCCACGCCGCCGTCGCCCTCGACAATTCGATGCGTTTCGAGGCCACCGAACGCCTCACCCGGGAGCTCGAAGCGCGGCAACGGCAGATGACCGTTGACATCGAGCACCTGCAGTCGGTGCGTGATCTCGACCGCGAGCTGATGGACGTCGTCATGGTCTCGCCGGATGTCCAGGAGCTCCTGTGCGTCGGCGCAGCCGCGCTCGGCCGCGAGCTGAGGGTTGTCTCGACGGACGGCATCGAGGTGAGCGCCGCACCGGACGGCAGGACGTCGTCGTCCGTCGGTTCCGGCGACCCGGAAGCGGTTGTCCCGCTGCGCGCCGGCGCGGACGAGATCGGCCACCTCGTGTCCCCCGGGCCGGCGAGCGAAGCCGACCTCCTCCTCTTGGAACGCGTCGCAGTGCACGCCGCTCTGGCCCTGCTCTTCTCCCGGGCCGCAGAGGACGCCGATCTGCGGCGTCAGTCCGAGCTGATCGACGACCTGCTCTCACAACGAAATTTGCCCCGCGAGCACGTCGAACGCCGGATGCGCCGCTGGGGGCTGGACCCCTCGAAACCCGTCCACGTCGTCATGTTGACGCCGCCTCTCGAAGATCGACGCCCCTGCCTCCGTGCGCTGCGCGGCGCGTCGGCCCGCAGCGTCGCCATCGACCACGGGAGCCACATCTGCCTCGTCACAACGGACGCCGGCTGGGAACCGGCCGTCCGGCGCGTCTTCGACGATCACCGTTGGCGCCTCCAGGCGGGCGCCGCCGCCACGGTTGCAGGGCCGGACGGGCTTCCGGACACCCACCGGACCGCCGAGTTGGCGCTCGGGACGCTGGTGAATCTGGACCGAGGCGGCGTCGCAGAGGGAACCGACCTCGGCTTCTTGGGTGCGCTGCTCGACCTGGACCAGCGGGGAGACTTGCCGCGGCCGCTGACTTCAAGCGTCTCACCGCTCGTCGACTATGACCGGCGGCGTGGCACGGACCTGGTCCGCACCGCCCTGACTTATCTCGACGCGGACTCCAACGTGATTCGAACCGCCGAGTTGCTGCATGTCCACCGCAACACCGTGCGGCAGCGGCTCGATCGTCTCTCCGCGTTGCTCGGGCCCGATTGGAACCGGTCGCCTCGCCGTCTGGAGACTCACCTGGCGCTGCAGGTGCTGTCCGCCCGCGATTCGCGGGGCACGGCCCGGCGCTGA
- a CDS encoding 5'-nucleotidase, lipoprotein e(P4) family, translating to MTHWRMMNIRKITIGTIALAALALAGCAPAGDEGEAPAADECDVVEHAMGLRWQQQSAEARALQGQVYRFAEQRLEELVAEADEGADLAIITDLDETAVDNTELLARDVAECHDYSVWDTWDHWEREGEATLIPGALAFFERADELGVSVYYVSDRTEENHGDTVAMLEKLELPQVEDDRVLLLGPPKEERRAAVQAEHEVIMQLGDTLHDFDASFAGADLETQRALVEEHADRFGNDWIVLPNATYGSWEDAELRAWDAPLEVEE from the coding sequence ATGACTCACTGGAGGATGATGAACATCAGGAAGATCACGATCGGGACCATCGCGCTCGCCGCCCTCGCCCTCGCGGGATGCGCTCCCGCCGGGGACGAGGGCGAGGCGCCGGCGGCTGACGAGTGCGACGTCGTCGAGCACGCGATGGGCCTGCGCTGGCAGCAGCAGAGCGCGGAGGCCAGGGCGCTGCAGGGGCAGGTCTATCGTTTCGCGGAGCAGCGGCTGGAGGAACTCGTCGCGGAGGCTGACGAGGGCGCCGATCTCGCGATCATCACGGACCTCGACGAGACGGCGGTGGACAACACTGAGCTGCTCGCCCGCGACGTCGCCGAATGCCACGACTACAGCGTGTGGGACACGTGGGACCACTGGGAGCGCGAGGGCGAGGCGACCCTGATCCCCGGCGCGCTGGCGTTCTTCGAGCGGGCCGACGAGCTCGGGGTCAGTGTCTACTACGTCTCCGATCGCACCGAGGAGAACCACGGCGACACCGTCGCGATGCTCGAGAAGCTGGAGCTGCCGCAGGTCGAGGACGACCGGGTCCTGCTGCTGGGTCCGCCGAAGGAGGAACGGCGCGCCGCCGTGCAGGCGGAGCACGAGGTGATCATGCAGCTCGGCGACACCCTGCACGACTTCGACGCGTCCTTCGCCGGCGCGGATCTGGAGACCCAGCGCGCGCTCGTCGAGGAGCACGCCGACCGGTTCGGCAACGACTGGATCGTGCTGCCGAACGCCACGTACGGCTCGTGGGAGGACGCCGAGCTGCGCGCGTGGGACGCGCCGCTCGAGGTCGAGGAGTAG